Proteins from one Aythya fuligula isolate bAytFul2 chromosome 23, bAytFul2.pri, whole genome shotgun sequence genomic window:
- the POU3F1 gene encoding POU domain, class 3, transcription factor 1, whose product MAAAAQYLPRGAALLHPDGERLPQAATYRDVQKMMHHDYLQGLAPAALPHHQWLPSAGTDWGSGGGGGGGGGGGGGGGGGPPGGAHLAAAEHGKGGPGGPRDELPPPPPPPPPPAAFHHRPHLVHQAAAGGAAGGWAQGGAHHLPPMSPPSGQPLLYAQPYGGLNGMLGPPGPALHHGLRDPLGAEEAGGHELAASPPPLGPPEPSDEDAPSSDDLEQFAKQFKQRRIKLGFTQADVGLALGTLYGNVFSQTTICRFEALQLSFKNMCKLKPLLNKWLEETDSSTGSPTNLDKIAAQGRKRKKRTSIEVGVKGALENHFLKCPKPSAHEITSLADSLQLEKEVVRVWFCNRRQKEKRMTPAGGPHPPMEDVYAQADTSPLHHGLPAAVP is encoded by the coding sequence atggccgccgccgcccagTACCTGCCGCGCGGCGCCGCGCTGCTGCACCCCGACGGGGAGCGGCTGCCGCAGGCCGCCACGTACCGCGACGTGCAGAAGATGATGCACCACGACTACCTGCAGGGGCTGGCCCCCGCCGCGCTGCCGCACCACCAGTGGCTGCCCAGCGCCGGCACGGATTGGGGCAgcggaggaggaggtggtggtggtggtggaggaggtggaggaggcggcgggggacCCCCCGGTGGGGCGCACCTGGCGGCGGCCGAGCACGGCAAGGGCGGCCCGGGGGGGCCCCGCGATGAGctgcccccccctcctcctcctcctcctccgccggcCGCTTTCCATCACCGGCCGCACCTCGTGCAccaggcggcggcgggcggcgcggcgggcggcTGGGCGCAGGGCGGAGCGCACCACCTGCCGCCCATGTCGCCGCCGTCGGGGCAGCCGCTGCTGTACGCGCAGCCCTACGGGGGGCTCAACGGCATGCTgggcccgcccggccccgcgctgcACCACGGGCTGCGGGACCCGCTGGGAGCCGAGGAGGCCGGGGGCCACGAGCTGGCGgcctcgccgccgccgctggGGCCGCCCGAGCCGTCGGACGAGGACGCGCCCAGCTCCGACGACCTGGAGCAGTTCGCCAAGCAGTTCAAGCAGCGGCGGATCAAGCTGGGCTTCACGCAGGCCGACGTGGGGCTGGCGCTGGGCACCCTGTACGGGAACGTCTTCTCGCAGACCACCATCTGCCGCTTCGAGGCGCTGCAGCTGAGCTTCAAGAACATGTGCAAGCTGAAGCCGCTGCTCAACAAGTGGCTGGAGGAGACGGACTCCAGCACGGGCAGCCCCACCAACCTGGACAAGATCGCGGCGCAGGGCAGGAAGCGCAAGAAGCGCACCTCCATCGAGGTGGGCGTCAAGGGCGCCCTGGAGAACCACTTCCTCAAGTGCCCCAAGCCCTCGGCGCACGAGATCACCTCCCTGGCGGActccctgcagctggagaaggaggtggTGCGGGTCTGGTTCTGCAACCGGCGGCAGAAGGAGAAGCGCATGACGCCGGCCGGGGGCCCGCACCCCCCGATGGAGGACGTTTACGCACAGGCGGACACCTCGCCGCTGCACCACGGGCTCCCCGCCGCCGTGCCCTga